The Prochlorococcus sp. MIT 1341 genomic interval TTAAGAATCGTTTGGCAGACGTAATTCGTCGACCTTTAATTACTGAAAAGGCAACTAATGCTTTGGAGCTGAATCAGTACACCTTTGAGGTTGATCATCGCGCTGCAAAGCCAGACATCAAAGCCGCAGTTGAGCAGCTTTTTGAGGTTCGTGTTGTTGGTATCAGCACTATGAACCCTCCACGCCGTAGTCGGCGAATGGGACGCTTTGCTGGGAAACGTTCTCAGGTAAAGAAAGCTGTAGTAAGGCTTGCTGAGGGCAACTCAAT includes:
- a CDS encoding 50S ribosomal protein L23, whose product is MTERFKNRLADVIRRPLITEKATNALELNQYTFEVDHRAAKPDIKAAVEQLFEVRVVGISTMNPPRRSRRMGRFAGKRSQVKKAVVRLAEGNSIQLFPES